One Brevibacterium spongiae DNA segment encodes these proteins:
- a CDS encoding glutamate--cysteine ligase: MVDFAHSPRSTLGVEWELALLDSPSLDLTPAAETLLADVAEHAPEFEKHIVGEMLTNTLELVTGVHTEVGTVAEDLAASIGALRKLTEARGVELMSAGTHPFAQWQSQEVRAKDRYLELVDRTQWWGRNMLIFGVHVHVGIDSRDKVLPIVNALLAYVPHLQALSASSPFWGGTDTGYASNRAMMFQQLPTAGLPFQFDKWSDYEKYVDDMLTTGIIDHINEIRWDIRPAPHWGTVEVRVCDGLPTLEEILAITALIQCLVDDMSERLDAGETLPTMPDWFHNENKWRAARYGMDAIIIENAEADERLVTECLADEIERLSPVAERLGCTDELHSITSIIERGVPYQRLQKVFGATGSLTEVTRSLIGDLRNSYQ; encoded by the coding sequence ATGGTCGATTTCGCACACTCCCCTCGTTCCACCCTCGGTGTCGAATGGGAACTGGCTCTGCTGGACTCGCCGAGCTTGGACCTGACCCCTGCCGCCGAGACCCTGTTGGCGGATGTGGCCGAGCACGCTCCCGAGTTCGAGAAGCACATCGTGGGCGAGATGCTCACGAACACCCTCGAACTCGTCACCGGTGTGCACACCGAGGTCGGGACGGTCGCCGAGGATCTGGCGGCCTCGATCGGGGCGCTGCGGAAGCTCACTGAGGCCCGCGGCGTCGAGCTGATGTCCGCAGGCACGCATCCCTTCGCACAATGGCAGTCGCAGGAAGTCCGTGCCAAGGACCGCTACCTCGAACTCGTCGATCGCACCCAGTGGTGGGGGCGGAACATGCTCATCTTCGGCGTGCACGTCCACGTCGGCATCGACTCCCGCGACAAGGTCCTGCCGATCGTCAACGCCCTGCTCGCCTACGTCCCGCACCTGCAGGCACTGTCTGCATCCTCCCCGTTCTGGGGCGGCACTGACACCGGGTACGCCTCAAACCGGGCGATGATGTTCCAGCAGCTGCCCACCGCAGGTCTGCCCTTCCAGTTCGACAAGTGGTCCGACTACGAGAAGTACGTCGACGACATGCTCACCACCGGCATCATCGATCACATCAACGAGATCCGCTGGGACATCCGCCCCGCCCCGCACTGGGGCACCGTCGAGGTCCGGGTCTGCGACGGACTGCCCACGCTCGAGGAGATCCTCGCGATCACCGCCCTCATCCAGTGCCTCGTCGATGACATGTCCGAGCGCCTCGACGCCGGTGAGACGCTGCCGACGATGCCCGACTGGTTCCATAATGAGAACAAGTGGCGGGCCGCACGCTACGGCATGGACGCGATCATCATCGAAAACGCCGAAGCCGACGAGCGACTCGTCACCGAGTGCCTGGCCGACGAGATCGAGCGTCTCTCACCGGTCGCCGAACGACTGGGCTGCACCGACGAGCTGCACTCGATCACGTCGATCATCGAACGCGGGGTGCCCTACCAGCGTCTGCAGAAGGTCTTCGGCGCCACAGGGTCGCTGACCGAGGTGACTCGTTCGCTCATCGGCGACCTGCGCAACTCGTACCAGTGA